The following are encoded together in the Gadus chalcogrammus isolate NIFS_2021 chromosome 2, NIFS_Gcha_1.0, whole genome shotgun sequence genome:
- the LOC130398233 gene encoding phospholipase A and acyltransferase 3-like, whose product MVPVNPKYPQPVDQIIFREKVPQPGDLIEIFHGLINHWAVYVGDGFVVHLTTPNGSSATSSSISGSSSGAMSITKAVVKREPLKNAGDSKWEINNSMDGECRPRDAEIIVAEALQLVDTEQLYNLFFNNCEHFAKGLRYGISQSKQAVIGAILLMLILVVLVGGGVPGLVMLGLGWLVWVGSGKKKVNDKDKLMSKLKDHG is encoded by the exons ATGGTTCCCGTG AATCCAAAGTACCCACAACCTGTGGACCAGATAATCTTTCGTGAAAAGGTCCCACAACCTGGGGACCTGATAGAAATCTTTCATGGTTTAATCAATCATTGGGCTGTATACGTTGGGGATGGCTTTGTTGTTCACCTGACAACACCAAATG GATCCAGTGCAACAAGCAGCAGCATcagtggcagcagcagcggggCTATGTCAATTACAAAAGCTGTGGTGAAGCGCGAACCACTGAAAAATGCTGGAGATTCCAAATGGGAAATCAACAATTCAATGGACGGCGAGTGCCGACCCCGGGACGCCGAGATCATCGTGGCAGAAGCTCTCCAGCTGGTGGACACCGAGCAGCtgtacaatttattttttaataactgTGAACACTTCGCTAAAGGGTTGCGCTACGGCATAAGTCAATCTAAACAG GCAGTTATTGGAGCAATCCTTTTGATGTTGATCCTTGTAGTTCTAGTTGGAGGTGGAGTTCCAGGTTTAGTAATGTTAGGACTGGGTTGGTTGGTTTGGGTGGGTTCGGGCAAGAAAAAGGTTAATGACAAGGACAAACT